The DNA region TGGATAGATTGCATAATTCTTTTACAAAGCAATGGAGCTCATCATGAAGTTGTTTGTTTATCGGGTGTGTGCGAGCCAACAAATCACGTTTGGGATGTTGGATGAAACAACAGCTGAGGAAGGACCTGCTTCTCCAGGTACTTTATCAGGTAATAGTAGGCTGATTCGGTGGGATGGATGGCATCCCAGAATAGGTACTCCGATGCATTTTCACACGTCCGGGTGATTCCATTACACAGGGGACCCACCTCAATGTATCCCTTCCCGCAGCACCCCCTATCTGTGTCGACAAACCCTGTATCATAATCACTTTCTCTTGTTTAATGCCGTGAGTAGAGTTACTTTCCGGAAAGCcttatataatctatatacaCGCATATGTGGACTGGGACCAAGATTATGGGCTTACCGTACTTCTGGGGATGGTGGATCATATCAATGAGAGGCTCGTAGGCATCAGCATATACAATCTTGCTCTGCAGCAGCTCTGCTTGTCTCTCTGACAAGAGCTTTGCCAGCTTCCGATTGTAGATTTGAGCATCCATGTTTTCATCCTCAACGCACTTCCGATCCTTGATTTCTGCAAATCTCAACGTCATTTGAATGGGCAGACACCCCATCGGTGGCAACCCGGCTATCACCAACTTCCGGCATCCCAGCTTGTACAGCTCCTGCAGGAAACATACACACCCGTATTGAAGCAGTTAGGATGATACATGTTGAACTGATTATCAAATACATGACTATCGAGCAAAGAAATAAACAGACGGTCAATTATCCGGTTTTATATACCGATACAAAGTCTGAGATTCTTGCTAGCAGAAAATCTTGATACTGGCTGATGTTGAACTCCAACCTCCTCGTAGGGATGTCGTAGAAATTCAATATGAAGTCATTGGTTCCTGCGCTGATGATCACCAGCGCACCTGCAATTATCTTCTCAGCATCCTTATCCCCTACGGCATTCCTCAGCCTTTGAATATACTCCTTGAAGTACTTGAGCTGCTGGGAGACCGGGATCGCGCCAGAAACCACTGTCGTCAGATCATCATACCCTGACCCACCGGACGCAAAGGCCACCCCTGTTTTCAGGTCCTTGTTTGATAGGCCGGGCTCTAGGAATGGGGGGACCGTGTCTTTGATCCCAAGGAACGATGCTATGAAATCGGGAACTAATTTCCCATTGGAGAACCTTCCCGTGGGAATGTGGCCGGGGAAATCACGACCATAAGGTGGGTGGTCGCCCTTGGCAACGGTCACAATGTAGTTGTTGTTGCCAGTATCGACGGTGGAGTCCCCAAATACCAGGACTGCTGTGAACTTTGAGTTTTTTCCCGAGGTTAGTATCGAACCACAGCAACCGGCAGGGATGAATATGATAACGCATAGATGGATTAAGATGATGAGAAACACCAAAACGGGAGCCATTGCATATATTTCCGTTCCAGGGGCAGAGGCATAGGCATAGGCTTTAACGTATCGTTAATTAGTAAGTATGAATCCTGGTGGTGGTTAACACGTTAAATATATAGTGTAGTAAATATGTCCGATTGAAGCTTCCGGTGAAAACAACATGAGGAATTGATGTTGTCTGGACTTGATGGAATTTGAGATTTACTTGACCTAGATGTAAAGGCATTCCAGCTCCTCACTTTTTATCTTAAAATTAGATTAGATGTTATTATTGAGACACTGCATGTAGTATTAGACTTAAATTGTGGCTCAAAAATTGGACCTTATTcatcatgaattttttagaGTGGAGTAACCTTAAATTTTTATGGCAATGGTTGTGTCACTGTCTTCAACTCCCAAGTGATGTATGCTTTAGACCCAACAGAAGTCTATCTGTTTGGATTGAATTTCAATTAACACATATAGGGTGTGCCTTGGTTCTCAAGGCATTTAATTGCATATGCTTCAACTGATTAATTCTAATTCTAGCTAGGTTAGAGTTATAAGCATATGAATGTCCTACCTAATCAAAGCTAAAGCTATTTCGAcgaaaaatttcaaatcatgTCGATCGATCATGCCGTGACTCGTGATGGAATTTTGCATATCAATCATATCCTGGATAGTTGTGCTCGTGCATTGCATTATATGATATACAGCGCTCGAGCTCCGAGCCAATTAACTAATTAGTAGCTAGAATTAACTGGCAACTGAGAGATGTTTTTAGTGTGAACGTTATCAGCATGCACATCCCCATATCGATATCAAACATCTTCAGATTATTAATGAAACTAAATATTTATACATGATCACACGCGTGGATATGTATCAATCTTGTTCTGCGGATGGCATACGAGTTTTTTATATGGTGATGAGTTGTAGGTACGTGGTAATAATAAGTACATTGGGTCTGTAGGTACAGGAGATCTTAATAATCAGCAGtcatcataaataaaaaaaattgtacacTAGCTCGCTAGTCACATACAAAAGATTCTACTTCGTGTCGGGAGACATGAAACGCggaagaaaatatattatatagagtTGGATTTAAGATCGGAATTAAGTGAAAACAATATACATGCATGCATTGCAGGTagtaatgatatatatatatatacacacagaCACAGACACATATTAATATTTGTATATTATTCTGATCCTCCTTGATCGAATTATCGTGTATCTCACCGATTCTCTGATTttctttcaaatatatatatatatatatcaatgcaTGGTTCTAATAAGTACTGTGGCCATAGCTTCACATGATTCTCTCTTTGTTCTGTTATAGTTGAGATTTAAAGAGGATATATCACCAACGTCTTGGTTCAAATATGGTATACTAACTAGTTTTTTTATCCATGCGTTGCACGGAACTTTTACTACAAATATAACATGTacttacttatttttatttttatttttttagttaaatttcaaaattttcacaaagaattatttcttttttatatgatatatataacatcTAATAGTTATGTTCAAGTATCTCAAGACATAAtgattaattcatatattactaTTATATTAGAGAAGGAGTATTGATGtaactttttcaaaattatcatttcttTGATTCAATCAAAAATTAGTATGCCAAAAGTTTTAaagataaatttataataattaaaaataatatatttcacgtctaaatatatttatgtatatatcaaattattaaagtatttttgtttataaacTCTTAATCTATAtgcattttattaatttaatgctttttagttttaattgtaTTAAATCATTGTAATTATAGATgaacttatttattattttaataatatataaaatgatgtttacatgaattaattgtatatttAATTACCATTAAACCCCTATTTACATGTACAAATTTACCAATTTGaacttatttatttgattgcagtcaagtttatatatatatatatatatatatatattatcataagttttgtgaatatattaaaaattaggggtttttacctaaaatggcttatgatttacccgttttgtcaagtCTATcccatgttttttttgtcaaatttatcccatagtttactttttgcatcaaatctatcccggcgttatcttttccatcAACATTTAATTTTCGACGGAAAatataacgccgggatagatttgatgcaaaaagtaaatcatctaatagatttgacaaaaaaaagcatgggatagatttgacaaaacgagtAAACCAtaggtcattttaggtaaattcccctaaaaattatatgtttcacatccaaatatatttatgcacatatatatattaaaattattaagtatttttatttacaaaactcttaatttatatgcatttactaatttaatcaTATTTAGTCCTAaccatatataatttataattatgccactatttattacattgtatccaatttattatatatatataaagttgtatcctaCAATTAATAGGGGTATAAAggtaatttcataaataatataagatCATAAATGTAAGtatctaaataatattaagatttaaaaaatactATGTTGAAGAAAATAAGTACTATGTTAATGACGTATGTACATGaattaaatacaaattaatagTGAcacaattataaatatttataaaattaattcacTTTAATACAATATTtgtcaaaaataaattattatttatagatctacatatttatatatatacttctcTCACTCTATTAAATTAGATTAAAATGacaaatttatattgattaatactttatttctcaaaatatttaataattttaattgatacaaacatatatatatgacatttaagaaaataatatttgatattacAATTGTCCTTTGAATTgtctttaatttattattgccAACATTTTAACAGTTTTACTTTAAAAGATATCTCTCATTAAACATTTTTATTTGGGATGtcaaatttttagaattacaattaaaaataaacactAGCTAAAATTCGTGCATCACATAGGTAAAAagctagttatatatatatattgtaactATAGaacatatttcatatttttaaattaatatataaacattttttaagtaatataTGAAATGATATTTATACGAATTAATTGTTCACTTAATTATCATTAAACCCCTCTTTACATGTACAAATTTACCAATTCGACCCAATTTATTAGATTGTtatcaagtttatatatatagagagagattATCAAGTACATCGTGAATCAAGATTCTAAGCAACCAAGTCAATTGTGTTGTTTCTTGGAGAGCATGATACAAATTGATCATGTATACCTTCTTTTTGTAAATCTTcataaaattgataattgaaaatatgctatgagaaacttaaaaaaaatatattttaattcataattattattattattgaatctaatttcttattttacattcataaatttaattctttattatgatttttttgtttataaacTTGTGGATTGTACGGATCTAAAAATTTagtatgataaaaaaaatgagtagTAATTGatgcattaattaggaaaCTTGGCAGGCAAGTACGTACGAACTTTTTGTACATATATGGAGCTTCATGTATGCCCTACTACATATATGCCATTGCGCGGCACTTAAAAACTGCATCTAGATCTTCAAAAATTGCCACAATATGCATTTGCGGCAGTTTTGAAGGGTGCCGGCGAGTTTGTTGTCAAGAAATATCAATGGCGGCACATTTATGCGGCAATTCATTTTTTTGCCATGGGATGCTATATTTGACAACAGATTTCGAACTGCCGCAAACTATCTATAGCGGCAGATTGGATACTTCTCGCGGCTATTCCTAATTGCCACCTATGATAAATGAACTGTAAAATTAGAATTGCCAAGATGCTCTCCTTCCATGTAACGTTTCACATAAATTAACATGTTCAATTAAGATTTGTGAAGATGCCCTTTAATATCATCTTCAAAGATGTATTTGCCATAAAACGAAAATTACAAATCtccaaaatatattaaaatgttAACTTGTTTTTGAAATATCCATTATATTTGGAGTTCACTAATACTTTGATCCTCCAATTTTTCAATTGCCAACACTTGACTacctgaattttcaaaattgagaatttgGTCCCCGAATTTGTAAAAACCATAACAAAATGGTCCTTTAGTCATTTTTTGGCCAACAGTTTGGTCCATAAAAGGACCGTTTTGTTatggtttttgaaaattcgggGACCAAattcttgattttgaaaattcaaatagtCAAGTGCTGGCAATTGAAAAATTGGAGGACCAAAGTGTTAGTGGACTCTTATATTTGAATTGAATCAACGGAATGTTGaccaaaaacacacatttctaTCTCTCGTAAATattcaactttttttatttaattatctaagtgagagagagagagagagaattccATATATCTAGCTCGTCAAGGGTTTCTAATGCTACATTAGTTACAAAGAGAAATATCGATCAAACAGttataattttaatacaaattacaGATGGGCGTGTCTTGCGTAACCATGTAGGGGGGTGGATCTAGGGATTTTGTGGATTGCTGGGATGTCATGGTGTTGCTGATATTAATCCTACATAGAAAAGATGAATTAAAATTCgttggtttatatgagacttgggtatCACCACTTATcaacttgagcttttaagtggaaatggacCCAAGCATGTATAAGctcaatggaaatttaatataaaccaatggattttgattcatatgtgggattaatatcctcaacacccgctctcacgtgcaacgtggggtttattttttactacacattgtcacgtgcccttaaacacccgcccctCAATAATTGACCTCGAGTCAGGCTCTTCTTCCATGCTCGGGCGAGGagggactaacacgaggcgcacttTGGCTGCACTCGACATACTGGGCCTAGCGTGGTATGGGTGCGCACATGCGCGTAGGCACGCATACGCGTAACATAATctttgataccatattaaatttccattgagCTTATACGGATCTAAgctcatatccacttaaaagctcaagctgataagtggtggtaccaatgtctcatataaaccaatggATTTTGATTCATCTTTTCTGCTTGGAATTAATATTCTCAACACATGGCTTGCTCGCGGAATGTTGGGCTCTCCCTGGTGGACTCATCATGGCAAGGGATCTAGGCATCTAATCTCTGCTCGTGGTGATCGATGCCAAGATAATTAATGATCTAATTGAGGGATCTTCATACGAGAACCTATATCACTAATTATCTCATTCAGCAATTCGCCGGTTTTGGGATGCAACACAACTATCGGGAGGCTAATATGGTGGCTGACAGTTTAGCTAGCTATCACTAATTAATGCCATGCCTCCCCGTTGCTAGGCTTCTTGTTTCCTTTCGGCTGACTTCGCGGGTGTATGTTACACCTGGGAAAGTTTGTAGCGATGCCTCGATTAGGGCAGAAACTGATGTTCTTTAATTgctaatctatatatttcctttcataccagaagaaggaaaaatgcAAATTAACCAAGAAATGATTACAGTTCCGTCCTTAGGAGAGGGCGAGTGGCAGCTACATTCATAAACGTGCGCATATGTTTTCACCTCCCTTAtagttcttttatttatttatttattaacacCGATGGTCTAATGGAATACTCCACCTCCATaatgcttttattttcttttgctaaATTGTCCAACTTCTTCTACCTCTCTCCTTATTAAAATCCACagccttttatttttcttcaaatagATAATGTAATATCTCATAAAATCACCATCCTCCTCTTCTCCCTTACTTCATCAAATATTTTCactaattaaataattctaaagtAGCATCATAGAATTTTCACATTCACATATACAACTAGGAATGCCCaaattatgtttatttttgtatatagATTGTTTGCTACTCTATCTTAAAAAGTACaaaacttcttcttttttttgatgaagaaACTTCTTTAGTTCATCTTTCTTTATATTAATCCTTCTTCAATTAATGTTTCCTTTAATTGATGTGAACGATAAGTAGATTAAAATAGAGTTATAATctgatttaatttaaaagtttttttttgtcttttaaaatttataatatatactgTACTTTTTATGTAtaccaaaaattttaatactaGATCATTTACAAAGGTCGACAGATTTCCAAGAATCATATTCTagaattcaaatttttcttttcaataattgcatacaatttaaaaataatttatatattattggattatgtcatatcccagaaataaaattaaaaatttcaccCCAATTAATAGTCAAATGGCCCGCTTTACCCCTTCAAGGCCCGGGCCATATTACCTAGTTACAGAttaaatgtaaatattttaGTCGGAATACAATAAGTACTTGTTTgtggaagaaataaaataagtacttttttttaatagttaCAATAAGTACTTGTTGACTCCCTCTTAAGTTTTAACGTAGATCCAGCTCACATATATTGATCACCATCAACACGGGTATCTCGTGTCTCCTCTATCGCCAATATGATCAGCAAGCACTGCCCATGAATGTCAGACGTGATAAGTCCTGTTAGCTAGACAAATCATGCAGACTTTTGAGATCGAGCATATGgtaattaaaatttcttaaaattagTTAATATGGATGATGGCGAAATACTTTTGCTTGATTGCTTGATTGATCGTCGggcggagagagagagagagagagagagagagaaataggGCACGTCATGTGAAGACATTGATAAGGGCTACCTCCAAAACTTAGTCCGGTCAAGTCCAATCCAATCCAACCATGCACTTCATAAATGCCAAATGATCtatccaataaaaaattagattcATTTTATGTACTTATGTGTGCGGCCGGGGAGTGGGTTGGGgcctttttttaataaaaattaatagatgAGCCGATGGAAGGGGGCCCACTGACACGTTGGCCTGAAAGAGAGACCGACACAGACGCTTGCTGACGTTCAATTTTGGCAATTTTTAATGgtgggatccgaatttttccAGTACGTCCTAAGTATTTGAAAGCTGATGAGTTTGGATTAATCTAATTTGAATTATATCGATTCATTAAAAGTATAAACTCTTTCAatcagaatttttttatttatgagatttaaatttaaaatttcacttAAAAAGCTACGTATCGACCAATTTGAATTAAccatatttaaaatttaaattcaaaaaatcttTCACTTTGGAATCTAATCCCCTatcacactctctctcttctcagTACCCTCATATATTAATTACAtgaacacacacacacatatatatatgtatagctcACCTCGTCCGCGCTTCTTTTGGAGAATAGTTGGGAATACCAAATACTCTATTTCTGGGTTTTCTTATTGATATATTCAAgaataattacatatataataattagctttttgataattttatagtGTAATTAATGGTTTATTCCGTTTTGTACTATATAAGCTTTTATATGTGTGTCTGCGGTGGTCGGTGCCCGAAACCTCCGTGCTACGAAGCTTCCCT from Punica granatum isolate Tunisia-2019 chromosome 3, ASM765513v2, whole genome shotgun sequence includes:
- the LOC116201184 gene encoding GDSL esterase/lipase At2g30310-like isoform X1 — translated: MAPVLVFLIILIHLCVIIFIPAGCCGSILTSGKNSKFTAVLVFGDSTVDTGNNNYIVTVAKGDHPPYGRDFPGHIPTGRFSNGKLVPDFIASFLGIKDTVPPFLEPGLSNKDLKTGVAFASGGSGYDDLTTVVSGAIPVSQQLKYFKEYIQRLRNAVGDKDAEKIIAGALVIISAGTNDFILNFYDIPTRRLEFNISQYQDFLLARISDFVSELYKLGCRKLVIAGLPPMGCLPIQMTLRFAEIKDRKCVEDENMDAQIYNRKLAKLLSERQAELLQSKIVYADAYEPLIDMIHHPQKYGFVDTDRGCCGKGYIEVGPLCNGITRTCENASEYLFWDAIHPTESAYYYLIKYLEKQVLPQLLFHPTSQT
- the LOC116201184 gene encoding GDSL esterase/lipase At2g30310-like isoform X2 produces the protein MAPVLVFLIILIHLCVIIFIPAGCCGSILTSGKNSKFTAVLVFGDSTVDTGNNNYIVTVAKGDHPPYGRDFPGHIPTGRFSNGKLVPDFIASFLGIKDTVPPFLEPGLSNKDLKTGVAFASGGSGYDDLTTVVSGAIPVSQQLKYFKEYIQRLRNAVGDKDAEKIIAGALVIISAGTNDFILNFYDIPTRRLEFNISQYQDFLLARISDFVSELYKLGCRKLVIAGLPPMGCLPIQMTLRFAEIKDRKCVEDENMDAQIYNRKLAKLLSERQAELLQSKIVYADAYEPLIDMIHHPQKVCRHR